CCGTAGCGAAACACTGCGACGATCTTGTCGGCGATGTGGTCCACCAGTGGGTAGACGGCGTAGGGGTGCTGGGCGACGTCCGGCATGTGCACAGAGGCCAGCGGTCGCACCTGGTCCGGTTGGCCGGTCATCCGCAGCTCGGATCCGACCAGGTCGACGTGGAAGGACGCCCACCTGGTCGTGCCCAGGTACGCCGCGATCGGCAGGCGCAGACCGGGCGCACCGGCGCCGACGGGCTGCGGCGGGCCAACCTCGAAGCGGAACCAGTCGTGCAGATCCACGGCCACGGCAGCACGCAGCTCGGCCTCGGCGACGTCGGTGGTCGTGTTGCTGTAGACGTCGACGTCGATGGTCGCGCGCACGCCGATGTCCCGGGCGAGCAGCGCGGTGGCCCCTTTGACGACCCAGGACCGGTCGTGCTGGTACAGCCGCTGCAGCAGCC
This Actinomycetes bacterium DNA region includes the following protein-coding sequences:
- a CDS encoding nucleotidyl transferase AbiEii/AbiGii toxin family protein — translated: MTGRYYLSPAAFRRALTDRLRAVASTGPWTLAQLQRQFAYDRLLQRLYQHDRSWVVKGATALLARDIGVRATIDVDVYSNTTTDVAEAELRAAVAVDLHDWFRFEVGPPQPVGAGAPGLRLPIAAYLGTTRWASFHVDLVGSELRMTGQPDQVRPLASVHMPDVAQHPYAVYPLVDHIADKIVAVFRYG